Proteins encoded within one genomic window of Chitinophaga parva:
- a CDS encoding AtpZ/AtpI family protein has translation MEDPSSQQEPKQATKPDSKLLYYSGLAFQMIGLLGLAVFAGIRLDRWTGWSFPLFIMLLPLLALVAILYQVVKDTSKRK, from the coding sequence ATGGAAGATCCATCGTCACAGCAGGAGCCGAAGCAGGCAACGAAGCCTGATAGTAAGCTGTTATATTATTCGGGACTGGCTTTCCAGATGATCGGGTTGCTGGGGCTGGCGGTTTTCGCCGGCATCCGGCTGGATCGCTGGACGGGCTGGTCTTTTCCGCTTTTCATTATGTTGCTGCCGCTCCTGGCGCTGGTCGCTATCCTGTACCAGGTGGTGAAGGATACCAGCAAGCGGAAATGA
- a CDS encoding bactofilin family protein, with protein MFSNNNRNAKNENKITLPTSNINIIGSGTSIQGDIVCEGDIRIDGSVTGLVSTKAKIVVGPEGEITGDLVCGSADVLGKVTGIIKVDDLLFLKGNALVKGDVYTQHFEMEPSAKFNGRCYMDANEEAPIENAKNGRSIVTAGAEAGNEA; from the coding sequence ATGTTTAGCAACAACAACCGCAACGCGAAGAATGAAAACAAGATTACCCTGCCGACCAGCAATATCAACATCATTGGCAGTGGTACTTCTATCCAGGGTGATATTGTGTGTGAGGGCGATATCCGTATCGACGGCTCGGTGACCGGCCTGGTGTCTACCAAAGCGAAGATCGTGGTAGGCCCGGAAGGAGAGATCACCGGCGACCTGGTCTGCGGCAGTGCAGACGTGCTGGGTAAGGTAACGGGTATTATCAAGGTGGATGACCTGTTGTTCCTGAAAGGCAATGCCCTGGTAAAAGGTGATGTGTACACACAGCACTTTGAAATGGAGCCTTCAGCCAAGTTCAACGGCCGTTGCTACATGGATGCCAATGAAGAGGCACCGATAGAAAATGCGAAAAATGGAAGATCCATCGTCACAGCAGGAGCCGAAGCAGGCAACGAAGCCTGA
- a CDS encoding SprT-like domain-containing protein, with translation MPAKQEAPLHALAAYLPPGTSPQVMPYILEYKVHLTITRERQSILGDYRHPHGGTGHRISINGNLNKYAFLITLLHEIAHLVTWVKYANRVASHGKEWKQEFSEILRRFTGQGHMPPDVEAAIMKSIDNPAASSCADEHLMRVLRRYDPQKANHYFVEQLPEGALFKTKDGRVFRKGERIRKRFRCEEVATKRVYLFSPVYEVELAQEG, from the coding sequence ATGCCCGCCAAACAGGAAGCTCCTTTACATGCATTGGCGGCCTACCTGCCGCCTGGTACCTCGCCACAGGTGATGCCTTATATCCTGGAATACAAGGTGCACCTTACCATTACCCGCGAGCGCCAGAGCATTTTGGGAGACTACCGCCATCCCCACGGTGGAACGGGCCACCGTATCAGCATTAACGGCAACCTGAATAAATACGCTTTCCTCATTACCCTGCTGCACGAAATTGCACACCTGGTCACCTGGGTGAAATATGCCAACCGCGTGGCCTCGCACGGGAAGGAGTGGAAGCAGGAGTTTTCCGAGATCCTGCGCCGCTTCACCGGCCAGGGCCACATGCCCCCCGATGTGGAAGCTGCCATCATGAAGAGTATTGACAACCCCGCCGCCAGTTCCTGTGCGGATGAGCACCTTATGCGGGTGCTGCGCCGCTATGATCCCCAGAAAGCCAATCATTATTTCGTGGAGCAACTGCCGGAAGGAGCGCTGTTCAAAACCAAGGACGGGCGCGTGTTCCGGAAGGGAGAGCGCATCCGCAAGCGCTTCCGCTGTGAGGAAGTGGCTACAAAACGGGTGTATCTTTTTAGCCCGGTGTACGAAGTGGAGCTGGCGCAGGAGGGATGA